A window of the Linepithema humile isolate Giens D197 chromosome 4, Lhum_UNIL_v1.0, whole genome shotgun sequence genome harbors these coding sequences:
- the LOC105677671 gene encoding parkin coregulated gene protein homolog isoform X1 encodes MYCGPRYTCITRQKTYTYSRIFMDSLKNCFFITNTNTTTHWSNNTIIIKEKTGVGMVNEKEFWTEIRKDIPRYRKKKPRVVPAFTIQALQENTIVAKPPRCGLYKPRPPKPSTFRKFYKRRVFPISLENDGYDQKINWKVDIEDLDFHHYLPMFFDGLTETEQPYKFLVEQGISDMLEHGGPKILPVVPQLIIPIKNALNTRMPEIICSTMKALQRLVRSADCVGEALVPYFRQILPIPNLLKDRNGKRALLIASALQKKIKFEILVNLGEGIDYSQQRGENAADIIQETLEILERYGGEDAFINIKYMVPTYESCMMN; translated from the exons ATGTACTGTGGTCCTAGGTACACCTGTATCACGCGCCAAAAGACGTATACTTATTCCAGGATCTTCATGGATAGCTTGAAGAATTGCTTCTTCATCACGAACACGAACACGACCACACACTGGTCCAACAACACGATTAT TATTAAAGAAAAGACTGGTGTCGGAATggtaaatgaaaaagaattctGGACGGAAATTCGGAAAGACATACCACGATACAGGAAGAAAAAACCACGAGTCGTTCCTGCCTTCACTATTCAGGCTCTGCAG GAAAATACGATCGTTGCAAAACCTCCACGATGTGGATTATACAAACCTCGTCCACCGAAACCGTCAACGTTCAGAAAGTTCTACAAACGCCGTGTGTTTCCCATCTCGTTGGAGAACGACGGCTACGACcagaaaattaattggaaaGTGGACATAGAGGACTTGGACTTCCATCATTATCTGCCGATGTTCTTCGACGGTTTAACGGAAACGGAACAACCGTACAAGTTTCTAGTGGAGCAGGGAATATCGGATATGCTGGAGCACGGTGGGCCCAAGATATTACCCGTTGTGCCTCAACTAATCATTCCTATTAAGA ATGCGTTGAATACGAGGATGCCCGAGATAATCTGCAGTACGATGAAAGCACTTCAACGTTTAGTACGTTCGGCGGATTGCGTTGGTGAAGCCCTAGTCCCGTATTTTAGACAAATTCTGCCCATTCCTAATTTACTGAAAGACAGAAACGGTAAGCGTGCACTTTTAATTGCTTCCGCACttcagaagaaaataaaatttgaaattttagtGAATCTTGGAGAAGGTATCGATTATTCTCAGCAAAGGGGAGAGAATGCAGCGGACATTATACAAGAAACGCTCGAGATATTGGAAAGATACGGTGGCGAGGATGCTttcataaatatcaaatatatggTTCCCACCTATGAATCTTGTATGATGAATTAA
- the LOC105677671 gene encoding parkin coregulated gene protein homolog isoform X2 has protein sequence MYCGPRYTCITRQKTYTYSRIFMDSLKNCFFITNTNTTTHWSNNTIIIKEKTGVGMVNEKEFWTEIRKDIPRYRKKKPRVVPAFTIQALQENTIVAKPPRCGLYKPRPPKPSTFRKFYKRRVFPISLENDGYDQKINWKVDIEDLDFHHYLPMFFDGLTETEQPYKFLVEQGISDMLEHGGPKILPVVPQLIIPIKNALNTRMPEIICSTMKALQRLVRSADCVGEALVPYFRQILPIPNLLKDRNVNLGEGIDYSQQRGENAADIIQETLEILERYGGEDAFINIKYMVPTYESCMMN, from the exons ATGTACTGTGGTCCTAGGTACACCTGTATCACGCGCCAAAAGACGTATACTTATTCCAGGATCTTCATGGATAGCTTGAAGAATTGCTTCTTCATCACGAACACGAACACGACCACACACTGGTCCAACAACACGATTAT TATTAAAGAAAAGACTGGTGTCGGAATggtaaatgaaaaagaattctGGACGGAAATTCGGAAAGACATACCACGATACAGGAAGAAAAAACCACGAGTCGTTCCTGCCTTCACTATTCAGGCTCTGCAG GAAAATACGATCGTTGCAAAACCTCCACGATGTGGATTATACAAACCTCGTCCACCGAAACCGTCAACGTTCAGAAAGTTCTACAAACGCCGTGTGTTTCCCATCTCGTTGGAGAACGACGGCTACGACcagaaaattaattggaaaGTGGACATAGAGGACTTGGACTTCCATCATTATCTGCCGATGTTCTTCGACGGTTTAACGGAAACGGAACAACCGTACAAGTTTCTAGTGGAGCAGGGAATATCGGATATGCTGGAGCACGGTGGGCCCAAGATATTACCCGTTGTGCCTCAACTAATCATTCCTATTAAGA ATGCGTTGAATACGAGGATGCCCGAGATAATCTGCAGTACGATGAAAGCACTTCAACGTTTAGTACGTTCGGCGGATTGCGTTGGTGAAGCCCTAGTCCCGTATTTTAGACAAATTCTGCCCATTCCTAATTTACTGAAAGACAGAAACG tGAATCTTGGAGAAGGTATCGATTATTCTCAGCAAAGGGGAGAGAATGCAGCGGACATTATACAAGAAACGCTCGAGATATTGGAAAGATACGGTGGCGAGGATGCTttcataaatatcaaatatatggTTCCCACCTATGAATCTTGTATGATGAATTAA
- the LOC105677671 gene encoding parkin coregulated gene protein homolog isoform X3 → MVNEKEFWTEIRKDIPRYRKKKPRVVPAFTIQALQENTIVAKPPRCGLYKPRPPKPSTFRKFYKRRVFPISLENDGYDQKINWKVDIEDLDFHHYLPMFFDGLTETEQPYKFLVEQGISDMLEHGGPKILPVVPQLIIPIKNALNTRMPEIICSTMKALQRLVRSADCVGEALVPYFRQILPIPNLLKDRNGKRALLIASALQKKIKFEILVNLGEGIDYSQQRGENAADIIQETLEILERYGGEDAFINIKYMVPTYESCMMN, encoded by the exons ATggtaaatgaaaaagaattctGGACGGAAATTCGGAAAGACATACCACGATACAGGAAGAAAAAACCACGAGTCGTTCCTGCCTTCACTATTCAGGCTCTGCAG GAAAATACGATCGTTGCAAAACCTCCACGATGTGGATTATACAAACCTCGTCCACCGAAACCGTCAACGTTCAGAAAGTTCTACAAACGCCGTGTGTTTCCCATCTCGTTGGAGAACGACGGCTACGACcagaaaattaattggaaaGTGGACATAGAGGACTTGGACTTCCATCATTATCTGCCGATGTTCTTCGACGGTTTAACGGAAACGGAACAACCGTACAAGTTTCTAGTGGAGCAGGGAATATCGGATATGCTGGAGCACGGTGGGCCCAAGATATTACCCGTTGTGCCTCAACTAATCATTCCTATTAAGA ATGCGTTGAATACGAGGATGCCCGAGATAATCTGCAGTACGATGAAAGCACTTCAACGTTTAGTACGTTCGGCGGATTGCGTTGGTGAAGCCCTAGTCCCGTATTTTAGACAAATTCTGCCCATTCCTAATTTACTGAAAGACAGAAACGGTAAGCGTGCACTTTTAATTGCTTCCGCACttcagaagaaaataaaatttgaaattttagtGAATCTTGGAGAAGGTATCGATTATTCTCAGCAAAGGGGAGAGAATGCAGCGGACATTATACAAGAAACGCTCGAGATATTGGAAAGATACGGTGGCGAGGATGCTttcataaatatcaaatatatggTTCCCACCTATGAATCTTGTATGATGAATTAA
- the GlnRS gene encoding probable glutamine--tRNA ligase, protein MPGETKDDVELLQTIGLSEQKAKETLKNASVTKNLKLAINEAAKHGSISQDIGVLLYHLASKIKNQIADKIPFITNYIIEKKLDTVQRVDAALVYLLANVNNADNIDVAKFEKTCGIGVVVSPEQIEEEVEKVIKTHKDEIIEKRYRFNCGPLMQQVRNTLMWADGKAVKNEFDVQLLDLLGPKTDADLAPAPKQVKQPKDKQAKAKKDVKEEHKETSSSEKVEAQTISELMKTKVHFHKPGENYKTEGYIVTPNTHRLLQEHVKITGGKVRTRFPPEPNGILHIGHAKAININFGYAAAYDGICYLRYDDTNPEKEEEKFFIGIRDMVEWLGYKPAMITHSSDNFQQLYEWAVELIKKGFAYVCHQSSDEMKGFNPPPSPWRDRPIEESLKLFNDMKDGLFEEGEVTLRMKVTLEEGKQDPVAYRIKYSPHHRTGDQWCIYPTYDYTHCLCDSIENITHSLCTKEFQSRRSSYYWLCNALDIYCPVQWEYGRLNINYTVVSKRKIAKLIQEGIVSDWDDPRLFTLTALRRRGFPPEAINNFCAQMGVTGALATVDPAALEAAVRDVLNLTAPRHMVVLEPIKLTIKNFTHEKETLNVPDFPNEPERGSHEIKFCETVYIEASDFKEVEEKGFRRLTPKQPVGLKHAGIILKFQSIEKDESGNITNIIVTQEPVTEKNKPKAFIHWVSDPCLASVRLYERLFKHKNPEDTNEVPNGFLSDINPSSKKVVVAYIDHSLPQTANVYDKFQFERIGFFSVDPDSAKVSNKYRLVFNRTVTLKEDAGKV, encoded by the exons ATGCCGGGAGAAACCAAGGACGACGTGGAACTGCTTCAGACGATCGGTTTGAGTGAGCAGAAGGCTAAAGAGACCTTAAAAAATGCTTCTGTCACGAAAAATCTCAAGCTGGCAATTAACGAG GCAGCTAAGCATGGCTCTATTTCTCAAGATATTGGTGTTTTGCTGTACCATCTTGCTTCCAAGATTAAAAACCAGATTGCAGATAAAATACCgtttattactaattatataattgagaAGAAGCTAGACACTGTGCAAAGGGTAGATGCTGCATTAGTTTATTTGTTAGCTAACGTGAACAATGCTGACAATATTGATGTGGCAAAATTTGAGAAGACTTGTGGTATAGGAGTGGTAGTTTCACCTGAACAAATAGAAGAAGAAGTAGAAAAGGTTATAAAGACACACAAGGATGAGATAATAGAAAAGAG GTACCGCTTTAATTGTGGTCCATTAATGCAGCAAGTGAGGAACACCTTAATGTGGGCAGATGGCAAAGCAGTAAAGAATGAATTTGATGTCCAGCTTTTGGATCTATTGGGGCCAAAAACTGATGCTGATCTTGCACCGGCACCTAAACAAGTGAAACAGCCAAAGGACAAGCAGGCAAAAGCAAAGAAAGATGTAAAGGAAG AACATAAAGAAACATCGAGCAGTGAGAAGGTAGAAGCGCAAACCATAAGTGAACTCATGAAGACCAAAGTTCACTTCCACAAGCCTGGAGAGAATTATAAGACCGAGGGATATATCGTAACGCCAAACACGCATCGTTTGTTGCAAGAGCATGTGAAGATTACTGGTGGCAAAGTGAGAACAAGATTCCCACCAGAACCTAATGGAATCTTACACATTGGACATGCAAAGGCTATTAATATCAACTTTGG ATACGCTGCTGCTTATGACGGCATATGTTATTTGCGGTATGATGACACAAATCCTGAGAAAGAAGAGGAAAAGTTTTTCATTGGAATTCGGGACATGGTAGAGTGGCTCGGTTACAAACCGGCCATGATTACGCACTCGTCGGATAACTTCCAGCAATTGTACGAATGGGCTGTGGAGCTCATAAAGAAAGGTTTTGCCTACGTTTGTCATCAGTCTAGCGATGAAATGAAAGGTTTCAATCCTCCGCCGAGTCCATGGCGCGACAGGCCAATCGAAGAAAGCTTGAAGCTATTTAAT GATATGAAGGATGGTTTGTTCGAAGAAGGCGAAGTGACTTTGCGCATGAAAGTGACTTTAGAGGAGGGCAAGCAAGATCCGGTTGCGTACAGAATCAAGTATTCACCGCATCACCGAACCGGCGATCAATGGTGCATCTATCCCACTTACGATTATACTCATTGCTTGTGCGACAGCATCGAAAATATCACCCACTCTCTCTGCACGAAGGAATTCCAATCACGAAGGTCATCTTATTACTGGCTTTGCAACGCCTTGGACATTTACTGTCCCGTGCAATGGGAGTACGGCCGACTAAATATCAATTACACCGTGGTTTCTAAAAGAAAGATTGCCAAATTAATACAAGAGGGAATCGTATCGGATTGGGACGATCCCAG ATTGTTCACATTGACCGCGCTGCGTAGACGTGGCTTTCCTCCGGAagctataaataatttctgtgcCCAAATGGGTGTGACTGGCGCACTAGCGACCGTCGACCCAGCAGCACTGGAAGCAGCTGTCAGAGATGTTCTGAATCTCACTGCACCTCGACACATGGTCGTTCTGGAGCCTATTAAACTGACCATCAAAAACTTCACTCATGAGAAAGAGACGCTCAATGTGCCTGATTTTCCCAATGAACCGGAAAGAGGAAGTCATGAAATCAAGTTTTGTGAAACCGTGTACATAGAAGCTTCGGATTTCAAAGAA GTCGAGGAAAAGGGTTTTAGACGTCTGACACCGAAGCAACCTGTCGGCTTGAAGCACGCGGGTATCATACTAAAGTTTCAAAGTATCGAAAAAGATGAGAGTggcaatattacaaatataattgtcACACAAGAGCCTGTCACAGAAAAGAATAAACCGAAGGCATTCATACATTGGGTATCTGATCCGTGCTTAGCATCTGTCAGGCTGTACGAGCGCTT ATTTAAGCACAAAAACCCAGAAGATACAAATGAGGTACCGAATGGGTTTTTAAGCGATATAAATCCATCCAGCAAAAAGGTCGTTGTAGCATATATCGATCATAGTTTGCCCCAAACAGCGAACGTATACGATAAGTTCCAGTTCGAACGTATCGGCTTCTTTTCTGTTGATCCCGATAGTGCCAAAGTGTCGAATAAATATCGG CTTGTTTTTAATCGTACTGTAACATTGAAAGAAGATGCCGGAAAGGTGTAA